The Candidatus Methanomethylicota archaeon genome includes a region encoding these proteins:
- a CDS encoding winged helix DNA-binding protein: MAVAGLEWLSITILIIVILVAGLYIGRQRQKRKITESVVLALIRSKDGATLDDIILGAHVSSDEASEVLRKLLAKGVIRMEKSNGKIFYKVA; this comes from the coding sequence ATGGCCGTTGCAGGACTTGAATGGTTGTCCATTACCATTCTGATAATCGTGATATTAGTTGCAGGGTTATATATTGGCAGGCAGAGGCAAAAGAGAAAGATTACCGAAAGCGTGGTCCTCGCATTAATCAGGTCTAAAGATGGAGCAACATTAGACGACATAATTCTAGGCGCTCATGTATCATCTGATGAGGCAAGCGAAGTCCTGAGAAAGCTTCTCGCAAAAGGCGTTATCAGAATGGAAAAGAGTAACGGAAAAATATTCTACAAAGTAGCATGA